CGCCACCGAAGACTCGCTGGAAGTGCGCGGACGCGTGTTCCGCCTGCTGTGCGAGCACGAGTTCCGCATCGACGTGACGATCCTGGAGAAGGCGAAGGCCGCGCCCTGCACCCGGGCGAGCGAGGATGCTTTCTACCAGCACGCTTGGCAGCACCACCTGGCGCACGTCGCACCGCAGATCGTCTCGCCCACGGACGAGCTGTTCGTAGTCGGCGCATCGCTGGGCACGAAGAAGAAGCGCGCATTGATGCACCGGGCGGTCAGGGACGTGGTGGATGCCGTCGCCCCGTGCGCGGAGTACCGGACCGTCTCGTGGTCGGCCGATAGCGAGCCCTGCCTCCAGGTGGCTGACTACTGCTGCTGGGCGCTGCGGCGGAAGTGGGAGCTGTGCAATCTCGCGGAGTACAACCTGATCGCCCGGAAGATCGTGACTGAGGTCGACCTGTGGGCGGGCGAGACGGAGCTGTACTATTGAAGTGGCGCTTGACACGGAAGAAGGCGGGGCCTATTTTTGCAGCAGGAAGAATCCGG
This region of Longimicrobiaceae bacterium genomic DNA includes:
- a CDS encoding DUF3800 domain-containing protein: MARIGIFADESGNFDFSRGPGASRYFILTTVACADYGVGDALIRLRREIAWQGHGVNSEFHATEDSLEVRGRVFRLLCEHEFRIDVTILEKAKAAPCTRASEDAFYQHAWQHHLAHVAPQIVSPTDELFVVGASLGTKKKRALMHRAVRDVVDAVAPCAEYRTVSWSADSEPCLQVADYCCWALRRKWELCNLAEYNLIARKIVTEVDLWAGETELYY